Proteins from a genomic interval of Eschrichtius robustus isolate mEscRob2 chromosome 9, mEscRob2.pri, whole genome shotgun sequence:
- the MFSD4B gene encoding LOW QUALITY PROTEIN: sodium-dependent glucose transporter 1 (The sequence of the model RefSeq protein was modified relative to this genomic sequence to represent the inferred CDS: inserted 1 base in 1 codon), whose product MLRWFITVLLCAAFLGLGMSVAILGPTFQDLATNVNCNISSLSLIFVGRAFGYLGGSVIGGVLFDNMNHFLLLGASMFATTIGLYLVPFCKTAVLLIVVTSIFGVSIGILDTGGNVLILAIWGDKGAPHMQALHFSFALGAFLAPLLAKLALGRMVSAENHTEADFNHSAFNQSSEADSESLLEIPDDMNLLWAYAVIGAYIFVVSLFFFALFVKKSSRQEKAKASAQRFRRAKYHNALLCLLFLFFFFYVGAEVTYGSYVFSFATSHAGMKESEAAGLNSIFWGTFAACRGMAIFFATCLQPGTMIVLSNIGSLASSLFLVLLDKSRVCLWIATSVYGASMATTFPSGVSWIEQYTTIHGKAAAFFVVGAALGEMAIPAVIGILQGKYPDLPVVLYTCLGSSVATAVLFAVLYKLATLPISRQXKSEDQKALLSSSGLNDYEEENEEEDAEKWNEMDFEVIEMNDTMRNSVIETPRYVLMEPTADVSNQSHSNALMFESSPVNMGQSPVNHLARNQDKRD is encoded by the exons ATGCTGCGCTGGTTCATCACCGTCCTCCTGTGTGCCGCCTTCCTGGGGCTG ggaATGAGTGTCGCTATACTGGGACCCACGTTTCAAGATTTGGCAACAAATGTGAACTGCAATATCAGCagtctttctctgatttttgtGGGCCGTGCCTTTGGATATTTGGGTGGCTCTGTGATTGGTGGAGTTCTTTTTGACAATAtgaatcattttcttcttttgg GGGCGTCAATGTTCGCTACCACAATTGGTCTTTATCTTGTTCCATTTTGTAAGACTGCGGTGTTACTGATTGTCGTCACGTCCATCTTTGGTGTTTCAATTGGCATTCTGGATACAG GTGGTAATGTCCTAATCTTGGCTATTTGGGGGGACAAAGGAGCCCCCCATATGCAGGCCTTACACTTCAGTTTTGCCTTGGGTGCCTTTTTGGCTCCCCTGCTGGCTAAATTGGCATTGGGCAGGATGGTGTCTGCTGAAAACCACACAGAGGCTGACTTTAACCATTCTGCCTTCAACCAGTCATCTGAAGCTGACTCAGAATCTCTACTTGAAATACCTGACGATATGAATTTACTGTGGGCTTATGCTGTTATCGGTGCTTATATTTTtgtagtttctctctttttttttgctctgTTTGTAAAGAAAAGCTCAAGGCAGGAAAAAGCAAAAGCATCTGCTCAGAGGTTTCGAAGAGCTAAATATCacaatgcccttctttgtctcctttttctgttcttctttttttatgttgGAGCCGAGGTAACATATGGCTCTTACGTTTTCTCCTTTGCAACCAGCCATGCTGGCATGAAAGAAAGTGAAGCGGCTGGGTTGAACTCCATCTTCTGGGGGACCTTTGCAGCCTGCAGGGGTATGGCAATCTTTTTTGCTACATGTTTACAACCTGGAACCATGATTGTGTTGAGTAACATTGGCAGCCTGGCTTCATCTTTATTTCTGGTGCTTTTGGACAAGAGCCGAGTTTGTCTCTGGATAGCAACTTCAGTGTATGGCGCCTCAATGGCAACCACATTTCCCAGTGGTGTGTCTTGGATTGAGCAGTACACGACCATCCATGGGAAAGCTGCAGCATTTTTTGTAGTCGGTGCTGCCCTGGGAGAAATGGCTATTCCTGCAGTAATTGGAATTCTTCAAGGAAAATACCCTGATTTGCCTGTAGTTTTGTACACCTGTTTGGGGTCATCAGTAGCCACTGCTGTTTTATTTGCTGTGCTGTATAAATTAGCCACCTTGCCTATCAGTCGTC CAAAAAGCGAGGACCAGAAAGCTTTGCTCTCTAGCTCTGGGCTAAATGACTATGAGGAAGAGAATGAAGAAGAAGATGcagaaaaatggaatgaaatggaCTTTGAAGTGATCGAAATGAATGATACAATGAGGAATTCTGTAATAGAGACACCTAGATATGTTTTGATGGAGCCCACAGCTGACGTCTCCAACCAATCCCACTCAAATGCGTTAATGTTTGAGTCCTCTCCAGTTAATATGGGCCAGTCCCCTGTGAATCACCTTGCAAGAAACCAGGACAAAAGGGACTAA